The window AATTTAACTGGATCAATTAACAAGGCAGAATATTTTCCTACACTTGAAAGTTTTATTGAGCATAATAAAAAATTAGATACAGATGAACAATATGATAGGGCTTATCAAGTAAAAACAAGTGCAATGAATGACTCAAGAATGATAGCAGAAGGTCTTGACATTTACGATAAAAAATACTCACTTGATGAAAAAAGAAATGAAATAACCTTAGAAGTAATATCTCAAAACTGTGCAGATTTATGTGCAGACATTGGTAAGAAAGGAGGTGTTAATATATCAAAACCTAAACATTCTCGTTTCCCTGTTGGGACTTTTACAAAACCTAATTTCCAATATGAAGATTTTAAAAAAAATAATAAAGGAGAGGAAATTCAAATAAAATGATAAAAATTTCAATAACGAATTTTATATACAGTAAAATAGCTTTTATGCTTATTCTAATGATTTTTTATATTATCACCTCGGTTAAGGATAATAAATATTTTTTGCAAGTTGTATTTGTTCCAATAATAGTTGTTTTATTTATATTTTTAAATATACAAAAAATTGGATTGTACTTTTTTTTAACTTTATTAATAGTATTTTTTATATCGCATTTTTTAGGCTGTTTAATTGGTTTTTTTATTGAGATAGGATATTTTTTTATTGTTGAAATGTTAAGTGTTATTTTTTATTCTATTTTTCTATTCAATGGTATAATTATATTTATAATATCATATGCTGTTACTGTATTTATTTATAAGATAATACGGTGGGTAATTTAGATTTAATTTATGAAAGTAGTAGTTAGATGTTTATTAAAAGAACCCAACTATCTTTTTCGGACAGCGATTGCAAGGGAGCAAAAGCAATTTACAAAAATTGCTTTTGCTGTACATCTTTCCGCAGTAATTCCTGCGGAAAGATACCGAAGCGATAGCGGAGCCCTGAAAAGCGCGGTGCTCAATTTTATTTTCTTCATGATAATAATAAACAAAATGCAGCAGTCCGCCGCTCAAAGCTGCTTAGGCAAAAAGCTATCACTATCTGAAATCCCGACTGACAGGACTTTTGGAAATAGGTGGAGCAGATACAAGGAGCCTAGTAAAAATAAAGCGGAGGCGTATCTGGTATACGTCGAGCTCATTTTGCGTAGCGACGCAGGAGATGCCCGCATATTTTCAAAAGAGATGACGCATACGGAAAACCAAGGTGACAACGAAGAGCAAAAAGCAAAGCGTTACTACTATCATTCAGACCACTTAGGAAGTGCACAATTCGTAACGGACTGGAGAGGGAAGCAATACGAACATATTGAATACACACCCTATGGAGAACTGTGGATTGAAGAGACTGCACCGGGAATAGATAAATTACCGTTCAGGTTTACAGGGAAAGAGCTTGACGAAGAGACGGGGCTGTACTACTATGGGGCGAGGTACTTAGATCCGAAGTATTCAAGGTGGCTGTCAGGAGATCCGGCATTAAATGATTACATACCGCAAGCACCGGTAAATGACGAGGCAAAGAAGCATAATGAAAATTTGCCGGGTATGGGTGGGGTGTTTAATACCGTCAATCTGTATGTGTATCATTATGCGGGAAATAATCCGGTTAAGTATACTGACCCGGATGGAAGATTATTGATTAATAACGTTTCTGAGAATTCAGCTTCTGCAAGAGAATATGAACGCAATCATAATTTAAGATATATTGCTTTTCTTATTAAAACCTTAGATGCAAAAGGGAATGCACAAATCCCAATTGGAAATATAGATATTATCTTAGAGAAAGGCCTTAATAAATCTTTAACGCTAGCAAATGCTGTTAAAAATAATCCCAATTATGTGGTAGATGTAAAAGCAATAGCCTCGGAGACCAAAAATGGTAATTACCAAATTGATATTGATGTTTTAGTTTTCCATTATGGTGCAGATGGAAAACTAGTCTGTGATGTAAACAACTCCGGAACCATTGCTTTTGCAGATTCTTCAGAACTTGGTGTATTTGGTCCAAATAGTTCTATAGATCAAAAACTTGTTAATCAAAAAGCAAATGAAGTAATAAATACTGTCTTGCATATTTCTAATGCTAACCTTGTTGGGGATAAATAATGAAAAGGAAAAGTTTATATGTAATAATTATTGCACTTTTTTTTGTAGGCTGTTCAAAACAAAATCTGAAAACTGTCAATTTATCAAATGATTGTAAATTAAATTATACTATAGATGGAAATAGGGTCGTTAATATAGAGATAATTCAATCTGGTGAAAAAATTATATTATATTTGCCGAAACAAAATGAAATGCTATTTTCACTTTCAGATTCTGATAAAAAATGTAATGTAATTCTTTCTGACGATTTTTATACAGTGGAAATTTCAAACGGACCGAATAATATTTGTAGACTGAATAAAAATTGCAATAACAGTTCTTTTGATTTTATTGTTAATGATGATTACAGAACAGTAGTACAATATGATATTAATAATAAAATTTCAGAACATTATGAAATATTGGAGAATAAAGAATATTTCTACAGAGTCGGAGAAGAAGGACTTTTACAAAAATGATTTGTTTGTTATATAGAAAGACAGGCTCCTGATATGGGGTTTACAAAAGAAATAAAAAGAATGGTAAGCGAAACCAAAGTAAACGAAGAAAAGCGGAGGGATATATGTTGATACAATCATTGGTAGCAGTAATATAGGGAGAAGTCTTGTAGAAGATTTGTCACCATCTGAATTGGATTTGATGTCTTCAGCATTGAAAATGGGACAATGATTTTTGATGCAGATATCAAAGGTAATCGTGTTGATATTATCTGGAATGGAAAAAATAACATTGTGTTGCCATGAGTAGAAAGTAAATGTTTATATTACCTGAATTTGCAAATAAATATATGAATACTCTTTTGGAATTACTAAAAAAACTGGATCTAGAACATAAAATAATTAGTTCTCCTTTTTGTGAAAATGAATATATTATACAGATATATGATCCTTTAAATAAAAAAAATTTAATGTTAGAAAATTATGGTGAATCACAATTTAGACATGAGGATAATAAAATTGTAAGTTATAATTTTATGGAAGTAAAAAATATCGTAACTAGCTTGAATATCCATACAAATAATATAGAAATGCATGAAAAAAAGCTTAACGATATTATATTATCATTTTTTCATGAAGATATACAAATCTTTAAAGAAATGCTTGATAAAAGTGATATTATAGAACATAGAATGACAAAATACTAAGTTTTATAATCATAAAACAAATAGGTTTACAGGGAGAAAATAATATTTGTCAAAGAATATAAAGAAAAACTATGAAAACAAAGCTTTACTTTTATTCACAACCTACCTATCTCCCCTGGACAGCGATTGCAAGGGAGCAAAAGCAATTTATAAAAATTGCTTTTGCCGTACATCTTTCCGCAGTAATTTCTGCGGAAAGATACCGAAGCGATAGCGGAGCCCTGAAAAGCGCGGTGTTCAATTTTGTTTTCTTCGTAATGCTAAAAAACAAAATTGAGCAGTCCGCCAAAACAAAACTATTATTAAACAATCCTACTGACAGGACTTTTGGAAATAGGTGGAGCAGATACAAGGAGCCTAGTAAAAATAAAGCGGAGGCGTATCTGGTATACGTCGAGCATTTATTTTTGCGTAGCGACGCAGGAGATGCCCGCATATTTTCAAAAGAAGAAGATGTATACGGAATAGATTACGGCTTCGGTCTTGACGCCCCTAAAGAAACGGAACAGACAAACCCGCAAGACCTTTTTTCTTACAGGCGGAACTATACATGGGACGAGCGTAACCTGTTAACCAAATCGAGCGATAAAAACTACACGGTACACTATCGCTACGGTGAAGACGGGAAGAGAGCGTTAAAGTATACTGAAGAAGGAAGAAGTGAAACGCTATACTTTAACAATTTCTTTACGATACATATTCCGATATACGACAAAGATAACCCGCAAGGGTTAAGGGTGCATAAACATATCTTTGTCGGTAACAGCCGCCTTGTAACAGCGATGACCCACACGGATAACAGTGGAGACAATGAAGAGCAAAAGGAAAAGAGATACTACTATCACAGTGACCACTTAGGAAGTGCACAGTTCGTAACAGACTGGAAAGGCAGACAGTACGAGCATATAGAGTATACGCCGTACGGAGAACTCTGGATTGAAGAAGTTGCTGCGGGATTGGACAAACTGCCGTTCAGGTTTACGGGGAAAGAGCTGGATGAGGAGACAGGACTGTATTACTACGGAGCTAGATACCTTGACCCGAAATATTCGAGGTGGCTGTCAGGTGATCCGGCTTTAGGGGAGTATATTCCTTCTTCGGGAACGGATCCGTCCAAACTTGCAGGAATGGGTGGCGTGTTTAACGTTGTAAACTTACACGTGTATCATTATGCGGGGAATAACCCTATTAAGTATGTGGATCCAGATGGGAGATCTACATGGATAGATCAAGATGGTCTAGTTAGAAATGTGATTAATGATGGAGATTTGAATATCTATCAATGGAGCGGGAATGGCGTTTATGAAAATATTGAAGGACCATTGTCAAAAGAGAGTGTTATTGATAATGAAAATCCATGGAAAGTAGTTGGTGAAACTCTGTTTTGGGATGCCTTTATTAGCCCCGATACCAATAAACCAGTTGGTAAATTGATCTTAGGAGAATCTATAGATGCTTATATTGATGATCTACATGCAAAAGCGGAATCATATGGAAAAGATAAGACCTTCAGGTTATCTCTTCCTAATAAAGAATTTGATATAAAAACACAATACCCTGGCCATGAAGGTTTTTCATATCATGGTTTTTTATTTCACGGTAAATATGTAACATTACGAGAAGCTGGCAATATTTTAGCAGGAATGAATGCTGCTCTTTTTGGTATGGAATTTGATGATTTTCAAAAAGGTGCTGGGGCATTACATGCTAAAGGCCTTTGGGGAGTTGGTATGTATAAGGTGTTTGGAAGTGTGTATGGTCCTGCTCCTAAGTATGGAGAAAATGACTATCAGTATACGCGAAGTTTATATGGATATAATATCATCCTAAGGTCAAAATAAAAGAAGGTGGAATAATGAAAAGGATTGTTTTTTTATTTATTATAAGTGTGTTTTTATTTTTTATATTTATAGCATATTGTATATATACAAAAAATATTTTTGATTCTGCAAGACAGATAGTCTTATTTAATCATAATAAAAATATTCTTGTACTGTCTTACCAAGAACCTCTTTTATATTATGGCTCAGGAAATAAAATTTTATATATTTATAATAATTTTTATATATTGATCGGTAAATGCCGGTATGGAGAATTTCCATTAAAAATAGGAGATATAAATAATCATGATATTGAGCTTCTGATCGAAATACCGTTTTCAAGTGCTTCCTGGGGGTCATATAAAGAATATACAATTGATTTTATTAAAAAAAATAAAAAGATAGGAAAGTATGATATTAAATATAAAATTATTACTAAAGATGAAATCATATATATCAAAAATGAAGATATTACTGTATATGATTTGCGAAATGATTTATTGGAAAATTGAACATTGTTCTGAGTAATTATTTGATAAGTCAAGATATATGGATTTAAATAAATTAAAGGACTTATTTAAATGAAGATTAGTTATTTATTCAACCAACCTAACCATATCACCACTCGGACAGCGATTGCAAGGGAGCAAAAGCAATTTACAAAAATTGCTTTTGCTGTACATCTTTCCGCAGTAATTCCTGCGGAAAGATACCGAAGCGATAGCGGAGCCCTGAAAAGCGCGGTGCTCAATTTTATTTTCTTCATGATAATAATAAACAAAATGCAGCAGTCCGCCGCTCAAAGCTGCTTAGGCACCTTTGAGCTTCGAGTTTTGCCATTCGGCAAAACATCGGGGACTAAACTTTTAAATTTACTAAACCGCCCGACTGACAGGACTTTTGGAAATAGGTGGAGCAGATACAAGGAGCCTAGTAAAAATAAAGCGGAGGCGTATCTGGTATACGTCGAGCTCATTTTGCGTAGCGACGCAGGAGATGCCCGCATATTTTCAAAAGAGATGACGCATACGGAAAACCAAGGTGACAACGAAGAGCAAAAAGCAAAGCGTTACTACTATCATTCAGACCACTTAGGAAGTGCACAATTCGTAACGGACTGGAGAGGGAAGCAATACGAACATATTGAATACACACCCTATGGAGAACTGTGGATTGAAGAGACTGCACCGGGAATAGATAAATTACCGTTCAGGTTTACAGGGAAAGAGCTTGACGAAGAGACGGGGCTGTACTACTATGGGGCGAGGTACTTAGATCCGAAGTATTCAAGGTGGTTTACCGGCGACCCGGCTCTAAATGGCTACATACCGCAAGCACCGGTAAATGACGAGGCAAAGAAGCATAATGAAAATTTGCCGGGTATGGGTGGGGTGTTTAATACCGTCAATCTGTATGTGTATCATTATGCGGGAAATAATCCGGTTAAGTATGTGGATCCTACGGGCCGTACGACAGAAGATGGGGCTGAAGTTACTGTTATAATTTATTACAATAGAGAAGAGCAAATAGAATTTAAAAAAGCGGCTGAAACCGCAGCTAAGTCTTATTCAAATCAAGATAATACCTATTTGATTGGGGTTTATACTGCCGATGAGTTTAAATCTCAATGGAGTTGGCTGAATGTTTATTTTGAAGTAAATAATATAGAAGTTGACAATATGGAGATTTTTTGTCATGGAGATGCTGAGAATTTATACTTTAAAGGAAGTAATTTATCTGTCGGTGATGTAAGTTTTTTAGATGATTTTTCTTTTTCAAAAAATGCTCAAATGATACTACATTCCTGTAACAGTGGGACTTCTGATTCTGGAATATCACAAGCTTTTGCAAATAAGGAAAATATTACAGTATCTGGACAAACCGGATATGCTAACTTTTCCTCTGAATTTGAAAAATTTAGATTTATTTTTTTTGCTTCTTCAATTTATTTGGAAGCTTATAACAGAACAAAAAATAATCCTAAGGGAGATGGTGCAAGACTTCCAAGAAGGAATTATCGAAAGGAGTAAATTATGACTATTTTTTTTAGACTATTAGGCATATTATATATTTTAGGATGTTTAGTATTATTCTTTTATTGCTTTGTATTTACAGGTTTATCAAATCATTCATCATATAATATAACCTATCATATTATATGTTATGGATTGTTGGGATTTATACTAGGACTTATGTTAATTTTTTTCAGTTCAGAAAGAAAATTTGGCATTCTTTTATTTTTATTTGCAATTATAATTTTAATTTTTGCAGGTGTTTCTAATGTTTTTAACATCATGATCAGTTATGATGAATGGCTTAGGCGTGGAATGCCTGAAAAATATACATTTTTATTTTCAAAATGAATATTTTGTAAAAAAGACTGGAATAATATTAAAAATGAAAACTAATTATTTATTAGAACATTTTAACTATCTCACCTTACGAACATCGATTGGAGCGGAAAGCGCGATGCCGATACTTGTTTACTTTTATATTACAATGATGGACAAGTATCGGCAGTCCGCCGCTGAAAGCTGCTTACGCACCTTTCAGCTTCGAGTTTTGCCATTCGGCAAAACATCGGGGGTTAAATTTTTAAATTTACTAAACAGCCCTACTGACAGGACTTTTGAAAATAGGCGAGGTAAGTACAAGGAGACAGGCAAAAAAGTACCGCAGGCGTATCTGGTATACGTCGAGGACACTTTTTTGCCGTGCGACGCAGTAATTGTCCGCCGTTTCAAATGAGATGACACATACGGATAATCAGGGGGACAATGATGAGCAAAAGGAAAAGAGATACTACTATCACAGTGACCACTTAGGCAGTGCTCAATTCGTAACTGACTGGAGAGGCAGACAGTAAGAGCACATCGAATGCATACCTTACGTGGAACTGTGGACTTACAAGTCAAAAACAGCAAAGCTGTTTTTGATGACGTATAATAATTTCCTTGCAAAGTAGCCCGCAGGGTTGACAGAAGAGGCTGCACCGGGAATAGATAGGTTACCGTTCAGGTTTACAGGTAAGGAACTTGACGAAGAGATGGGCCTGTATTATTATGGTGCAAGGTACTTGGATCCGAAATATTCGAGGTGGTTAAGTGGGGACCCTGCCTTAGGTGATTATATACCGCAAGCACCGGTAAATGACGAGGCTAAAAAGCACAACGAGAACTTACCCGGAATGGGCGGTGTGTTTAATGTTGTAAACTTGCATGTTTACCATTATGCAGGAAATAATCCCATTAAATATATTGACCCAACCGGAGAAATTCCTACTCCATATGAAGCTGCTATAATGGCGGAACATATTTATAATGGCAAGATTGGGGACGTTGTAGAGGGAGGATGGATACTAAATAATATATATCTATTAAATCAAGATGGCGGTAGTGGTGCTATAGGAGTATATTCTCGTCTTGTTATTGATGAAAAAGGTTATCCTACAGATGTTGAATATGCTTTAGTTAATCGAGGAACTTCACCAACAAACCCTGAGGATTGGAGGCAAAACATTGATCAGTTTTTCGGAGATTCTTCTGATGCTGCTATGTCAATAAGTATAGCAATTGACTTTGTTCAAAATCATATATATTCAGAAGTTACAATGGTAGGACATTCAAAAGGGGGTGCTGAAGCAATATTGAATGCATTAAAAACTGGAAAAAATGCAATAGTATTTAATCCTGCAAAACCTACATTGAGTGGGTTATCTAAAAGTGGAAATTCTTTACAAGCATTTGTTGTTACAGGAGATATTTTACATGGAATGCAAGGTAGCCTTCCTGATATAATTGACACAACATATCTTTCAAGACAATATAAGGGAAAAGAAAGATATTCGCACTCTCATGGCTATGATATAAGACATGAAATTTTTCCACATTCAATGGAAGCAGTAATTCAAGCATTAAAAGAATAAGGAGGCTTCTTCTATGAAATATAATACTTCAAAAATTACTTTTATTTTATTATGTTTATTTATATGTTTTATTGTTATTTTTAATCCTGTAACGATATATACGGTGGGCTGGCTAAGTGTAAAAATAATAGGTTCAATGGAAAATTTATTTACTTCTGCTGATCCGTCCATATCGATAAATATTTTTAAGGACACTCCTGCGTGGGAATTGGCAAAAGCCGTTAATTCGCAAAATATAAAAAAAATAAATCAGATTTGTTCTGAGCACAAAGAATTGATAAATTATCGTGAGCCGCTTTACGGTACATCTCTGCTATATTGGGCCATTGGAAGCAGTAAGTATAATTCGGCAGAAATATTGCTTAAAAACGGAGCTGATCCTGATCTTATACGGAGAGCATCAAATACTACACCATTACATTTAGCTGTCGGCAGACGGTGGGGTTACAAAAATATAGATGTGAATGAAAATATCAAATATACGGAGTTATTATTAAAATATGGTGCAGATCCTAATATTCCATATTTGGGAGAATCTTATGATGACATAACCGTATTAATGAATGCAATATTTGCAGGAGATAGCAAATTATTAGTAGAGCTTCTGATTAATAACGGAGCCGATATCAATGCACGGCAGAATACCGGTACTACTGCTGCAAGCCTTGCTTTACAATTGAAAAGATATGCTGTCGCTCATTATCTTATAGTAGAATGCCATGCTGATATAACTGAAGCATGTTATGACCCTATGATGGATAATAATTTGTATATATCACGACAAAAAAAAGTATATCCTGTAAATATCTTACGCGATTATTGTTGGGTATTTCCGTTAGATAGCAAAGAATATAAATTAAAACAAGATATAATCACTGAATTTAAAAGACAGGGTGTTGATTATTATGCAACTCCTATTTCCGATAGTGTGAGGTATCATATAAAATATACTTATCCGGATAATTATGAGGAAATGCTTGAAAAATTTTAAATATAAAAATAATATAAATTATAAAATAAAAATATGCTTATTGAATATATACGCCGAGGATATTTGATGAAAACTAGGTGTTTATTAAAAAAGTCTAACTATCTCTTTTGGACAGCTATTGAAGCAGTACATGCAGTGAGGCAAAGCCGAACTTCCAGCCCAATCCTTTTTGCAGTATGTTTAAGTAAAAAGCAAGCTCTGACCGGAGGCAAAGTCTTGCCTATGAAGACAAGTGCAGCAAAAAGATTGGAGCGGTATTGGTGCAGCAAGCCTATAGGCGCAGCTTCGAAGCAAGCGCGGTGCCACATCAAAAACCGTACATCCTTGTACAGTTTTTGATAATAAGTTTTGCATACGCAAAACTTATACGCTCAAAATCACCGCCGTCCGTGTCGGAGAGAAATTGTAAAAACAAAATTGAGCAGTCCGCCGCTCAAAGCTGCCTAGGCACCTTTGAGCTTCGAGTTTTACCATTCGGCAAAACATCGGAGATTCAAGTTTTAAATTTACTAAACCGCCCCACTTATAGGACTTTTGAAAATAGACATGTTGGATGCAAGGAGCGAGAAAAAATTAACCGCAGGCGTACTTTATGTACGTTGAGGATTAATTTTTTTGAAGCGACGCCGCAGACGGCGTGTATATTTTCAAAAGAGATGACGCATACGGATAACCATGGAGATAATGATGAGCAAAAGGAAAAGAGATACTACTACCACAGTGACCATTTGGGAAGTGCACAATTCGTAACGGATTGGAGAGGGAAGCAATACGAACACATTGAATACACACCCTATGGAGAGCTCTGGGTATAAGAGACTGCACCGGGAATAGATAAGTTACCGTTTAGATTTACGGGGAAAGAGCTTGACGAAGAAACGGGGCTGTACTACTATGGGGCGAGGTACTTAGACCCGAAATACAGTAGGTGGCTGTCGGGAGATCCGGCGCTAAACGATTACATACCTAAAGCACCGATAGACGATGAGGCAAAAAAACATAACGAGAATCTACCGGGTATGGGTGGGGTATTTAACATTGTAAACTTGCATGTGTATCACTACGCGGGGAATAATCCGGTGAAATATATTGATCCGGATGGAAGGGCTACCCATACGCTAACAGACGCACAATGGGCAATTGTTGAAGATGCCAAAAATAGAACTGTAAGTAATTTGGATAAAATTATCGAAACATTGAATAACTGCGGTAACGACAAGTCAAAACTTGACCCTAAAATTTTGGAGTCGGCACAAACTTATCTGCATTCGGAGTTTGGAACTTTGCCATTGGATTTGCCGCTGCTAGCTGATATGTTAAATGAATTAAAAGAACATATAAACTCTCTCACTCGTGATGATTTTAGATATGATGATGCAACCAGTTCATATGCATATACTTTTATGTTCACTGATGATGTTTGGTTAGGCGACCTTTTTTTTGCAGCACCTGATACAGGTGCTTTTGATACAAAAGAGGGTACATTATTACATGAAGCAACACATTATTTTTGGGGATTGGGAACTTTTGACTGGACATATAGCAAAAAAGAAGGAAAAGAATTGCCCGATGAAGGATTCTTAAAGACGAAACAAACAAATGCAAATAACTGGGAGTATTTTTATGAAAGTTTGGTTGAATAAATGTGTTGTCATTGTTTTTGTATATATTATTTTTTTTACCAGTTGCTGTGTAAATGAAAAAAATATGTATTACGTTACATCCGAGCAACTAATTACTGAGTTTAGAAATAATTTTAACCAGGCTGTAGAAAAATATAAAGATTCTATTATTATTGTTGAGGGAACGGTTTCTGCAATTGATTACCCTAAGGATGGTTTTTTTCTTGATGAGTGCATTATGTGTTTAGGCGGAACAGGATATGACAGTAAAAAAAGATTGGGTGATTCTGTCGATTGCAAAATGAAAAATAGAGAATCCAAAACTTATATTGATGCTAAAATCACCATCAAAGGTGAATTTGAAAAGGCGAATCTTTTACTAAATGAGTTATATGTTGCGTTAAAAAATTGTGAAATAAAAAAACGGAGGTAAGCTAAATAATGTAAGAAAAAACTATGAAAACAAAACTTTGCATTTATTCCCAACCCAACTATCTCCTCTTTCGGACAGTGATTGGAAGCGGCAGCGGAGCCCTGAAAAGCGCAGTGCTCCATCAAAAACCGTACATCCTTGTACCTTTTTCATCTCAGAGTTTTGCGTACGCAAAACTCTCAAGGCTAAAACCGCCGCCGTCCATGGCGGGGGCTGGTATACGTCGAGCTCGTTTTACGTAGCGACGCAGGAGATGCCCGCATATTTTCAAAAGAGGAGACGGGGCTGTATTATTATGGCGCGAGATATCTTGACCCAAAGTACAGTAGGTGGCTGTCAGGCGACCCTGCACTAAGCGACTACATACCGCAAGCACCGGTAAATGACGAAGCAAAGAAGCATAATGAAAACCTGCCGGGTATGGGAGGCATGTTTAACGTTGTAAACTTGCATGTATATCACTATGGGGGGAATAATCCGATTAAGTATATTGATCCGGATGGTGAGGCTTCAATTCTTATGCGACAGATAGATGCTGGATTAAATGCAAAATATGATTTAGGACATGTTCTTGGGAAATATTTTGATTTTGCAAAACATTCATTAATTGATTATGGCACTTTAAAATCATTTAGAGATTCTGGTGGACTAATTCATCAACTAGGAAAAAAATTAGGAATAGTAAATAGAGAAGTAACAAAAAATGATCAATATATTATAAAATATACAAATATGGATGATGATATTACTAAACAAGCTGTTGAAAATGTTTTGGATATGGAAAGGTTTGGAGGTAGACTAAAAGATGGAAAACATGATAATGAAAGTGCAAAACAAAAATATAAAATTCTTATAAATGATTGTAATGCATTTACAAGAGCTGTATTTAAAGAATACAAAAAACTATGGAAAGAGAATTGGAAAAAAGAGAATAAGTCTACTAGTAGATATCAAGCATGGAAAGCTTGGAGAAAACATTATAAAGAAATTTCTGCCAGGCGCAATGAAGAAATTCAAATTAAACATTAAAAGAAGATATTGTAACATGAAAAAAATATTATTTTTTGTAATTTTACTATTCTATTTTAACATATCGCATCTATTTTGCTATGGTTGTGTTGAAAAAGAAATGGATGATGATAATAAAAAACAAGTAGAAAATTTTATGTCAAATTTTTATACAAGAATCTTTGAGTTATCTGCTGAAGAATATGAAGATATTTTTTATAAAAAATTAGTGTCTATTTCTTTTTGTTATGATGATGTTAATGGGGATGGCGCTGCGTTTAAAAAATTTTTAGATTGCACTTCTTTACCTGACGATAAAAAAACTAATGAAATAGAACAACCTTTAGAGCAAAGTTTTTTATTTGGTAATGGAAAGAATGTTCAGAAATTTATAAAACAGTTTGAAAATATTGATATGTTTATAGAAAAAAATAAAGCAAAAATAGTATGGTTTTCAGGATTTGATGTAGGAATTGCAGCTTTTGATATTCCTAATAAAAATTGCTGTAGCTTTGATCAAGACTTACTTT is drawn from Treponema pedis and contains these coding sequences:
- a CDS encoding RHS repeat domain-containing protein is translated as MKTKLYFYSQPTYLPWTAIAREQKQFIKIAFAVHLSAVISAERYRSDSGALKSAVFNFVFFVMLKNKIEQSAKTKLLLNNPTDRTFGNRWSRYKEPSKNKAEAYLVYVEHLFLRSDAGDARIFSKEEDVYGIDYGFGLDAPKETEQTNPQDLFSYRRNYTWDERNLLTKSSDKNYTVHYRYGEDGKRALKYTEEGRSETLYFNNFFTIHIPIYDKDNPQGLRVHKHIFVGNSRLVTAMTHTDNSGDNEEQKEKRYYYHSDHLGSAQFVTDWKGRQYEHIEYTPYGELWIEEVAAGLDKLPFRFTGKELDEETGLYYYGARYLDPKYSRWLSGDPALGEYIPSSGTDPSKLAGMGGVFNVVNLHVYHYAGNNPIKYVDPDGRSTWIDQDGLVRNVINDGDLNIYQWSGNGVYENIEGPLSKESVIDNENPWKVVGETLFWDAFISPDTNKPVGKLILGESIDAYIDDLHAKAESYGKDKTFRLSLPNKEFDIKTQYPGHEGFSYHGFLFHGKYVTLREAGNILAGMNAALFGMEFDDFQKGAGALHAKGLWGVGMYKVFGSVYGPAPKYGENDYQYTRSLYGYNIILRSK
- a CDS encoding RHS repeat domain-containing protein, whose product is MKISYLFNQPNHITTRTAIAREQKQFTKIAFAVHLSAVIPAERYRSDSGALKSAVLNFIFFMIIINKMQQSAAQSCLGTFELRVLPFGKTSGTKLLNLLNRPTDRTFGNRWSRYKEPSKNKAEAYLVYVELILRSDAGDARIFSKEMTHTENQGDNEEQKAKRYYYHSDHLGSAQFVTDWRGKQYEHIEYTPYGELWIEETAPGIDKLPFRFTGKELDEETGLYYYGARYLDPKYSRWFTGDPALNGYIPQAPVNDEAKKHNENLPGMGGVFNTVNLYVYHYAGNNPVKYVDPTGRTTEDGAEVTVIIYYNREEQIEFKKAAETAAKSYSNQDNTYLIGVYTADEFKSQWSWLNVYFEVNNIEVDNMEIFCHGDAENLYFKGSNLSVGDVSFLDDFSFSKNAQMILHSCNSGTSDSGISQAFANKENITVSGQTGYANFSSEFEKFRFIFFASSIYLEAYNRTKNNPKGDGARLPRRNYRKE
- a CDS encoding ankyrin repeat domain-containing protein, translated to MKYNTSKITFILLCLFICFIVIFNPVTIYTVGWLSVKIIGSMENLFTSADPSISINIFKDTPAWELAKAVNSQNIKKINQICSEHKELINYREPLYGTSLLYWAIGSSKYNSAEILLKNGADPDLIRRASNTTPLHLAVGRRWGYKNIDVNENIKYTELLLKYGADPNIPYLGESYDDITVLMNAIFAGDSKLLVELLINNGADINARQNTGTTAASLALQLKRYAVAHYLIVECHADITEACYDPMMDNNLYISRQKKVYPVNILRDYCWVFPLDSKEYKLKQDIITEFKRQGVDYYATPISDSVRYHIKYTYPDNYEEMLEKF
- a CDS encoding M35 family metallo-endopeptidase, whose amino-acid sequence is MKYIDPDGRATHTLTDAQWAIVEDAKNRTVSNLDKIIETLNNCGNDKSKLDPKILESAQTYLHSEFGTLPLDLPLLADMLNELKEHINSLTRDDFRYDDATSSYAYTFMFTDDVWLGDLFFAAPDTGAFDTKEGTLLHEATHYFWGLGTFDWTYSKKEGKELPDEGFLKTKQTNANNWEYFYESLVE
- a CDS encoding OB-fold protein, which translates into the protein MKVWLNKCVVIVFVYIIFFTSCCVNEKNMYYVTSEQLITEFRNNFNQAVEKYKDSIIIVEGTVSAIDYPKDGFFLDECIMCLGGTGYDSKKRLGDSVDCKMKNRESKTYIDAKITIKGEFEKANLLLNELYVALKNCEIKKRR